The genomic DNA TGAACCGTAGGGGCCGACCGGTGCTGTCGGTGAGGCCGTGGATCCGGTCGAGCTTGCTCAGGGCGGTCCGGTAGCTGTTGTAGGGGCGGTGTCGGCGGCCCTGGTGGTGATCGCGCAGCGGCACGAACAGGTACCGCGGCGACCAGTCCGGGTGCTCGGCGGCGAGCCAGGCCCGCTGCTCGGCGATCACGTTGACCACGGCCTGTTCGATCAGGATCGTCGGGATGACGCCGTCGACCTTGGTCTGCTGGTATCGCAGCTTCGCCACGAACACCGCGTCATCGCCACCGGCAGCCCCGTCGGTGGCCCCGCCATTGACCCCGTCGATAACCCTGTCGCTGCCCCGGTCGGTAACCCCGTGGGTAACCCCGTCGCTGGACCTGTTGCCTGTCCTGTCCGGGTGCCCGCTGCTCGTACCAGCGCCGGGCGCGGCGCCGGCGGCGGGTCGCTCGAACCCGGGGATCGGCTCGATCGGGTCGAGGTCGAGCATGAGGATCTCCGAGGCCCGCCGTCCGGTGAGGGCCTGTAACAGCCAGATCCGGGCCGCCTGCGGATCGCCCAGGCCGGCGATGAGCGAGACCGTCCCGTCGGGATGGGTGATGGTTACGTGCCGGCCGCGATCGGCGGCGAGGACATCGAGGTAGCAGAGCATCTGTTGCAGTTCCCCGGTGCTGTACCAGGTCAGTTCCCGGTTCCGCGGCGCGGCGCGGCGGCGGAACGCCGGGCCCCACAGCCGGGTGTGCGCGGGCCCGACCGCGCCCCACCGGGCGATACCGGTGGCAGCGGCGGCCTCGTCAGCGTGGTCGACCATGAAGGTGTAGAACACCTGCGTCTGCGACACAGTCGCCTCGATCGCCGTGCCGGTCAGCCGCCGGTCCGGGCGGGCTGACGCTCCGGGGCTCCGCAGCCACGCCGCGAAATCGGTGAAGACCATCCGCAGCTGGGCCGGATCGTCGGCGAGGACCGGATCGGTCAGGTGCCCGGTGTCGGTGAGGAATCGCCCCAGGTGCCTGGCCGCCATCCTCGAGCGTTCCACCGCCGAGGACCAGCGCAGCAGCTCGGCGGTGATGGACACCCGTAACCAGAACCGCACCCCTTCGCGCAGCCAGACCGGTTCGATACCACCCAGCCGTGCGGCCATGTCGTGGGCGGGTTCGTGCTCACGCTGGGGGATCCGCGGATCAACCCGCAGATCCCAGATGTCGTGCTCCCACCAGCAGCGGTCGGTGCAGCGCACCGACAAGTACAGGTGCAACTGCTCGATCAGGTGCGTGATGCCGCGGCGCGTGTTCACCGGCGGCAGCCGCTTGTTGCGGGCCTGATACGCGAGCAGAGCGTGCCGAAGCAGTACCGAGGAGCTCATGTCGGTGATCGACTCCGGAGCGTGCCCGTGCTCATGGGTGTAGCTCTGGCAGGCCAGGGAGATCGCCTCGCAGCACCAGCGCAGGTAGGCAGGTTCGATCTTGCCGATCTGGTCGGTGGCGCACAGCCACACGAACCACGCGACCTCGCGGCCGAACCGCGGCGGGCAGTCCGCGGGGGTGAAGTCCAGCCGCCGGCCGAGGTACCGCGAATTCTGCCGAAACACCTCCCGGTGCTCGGGCGCGTCGATCTGGTAGATCGGCTCGCGCCACGCCGCCGGCACGAGGGCTGCTTGCGCCTGCCAGGTGAACGCGGTCGCCGCAGCCGGGGACAGTCGTGGAGCCCTCCCGGGTTCAGTCATGGTGCAGCCCTTTCCATCCGGCAACATAGCTGCGCCACTGCGCGATCGAGCGCATCTCGGCGTCCTCGGTGACCCACCCGTACGTCGACAGGGTGGTCTGCACGTCTGCGTGACCGAGACGGCGCATCACCACGTGAGGCGCGACACCGGAGCGCAGCAACGCGGTGGCATGGGTGTGCCGTAACCAGTGTGGCGTCCACCCCGGCTGCAGCACCTGCGCCGCCGAGCGGGGCTCCGTGTGAGCGGGCTCGGCGGCATGGCTGTTGCATCGGCGGGTGATCGACCGGACCGCCGAGTAGACCGTCTCGGGGCGCATCGGCGCGAACCGTGTCCCGTGAGTGAGGTTGACGAACACGAAATGCGTCGTGAAATTGGGCACTTCCAGGTCGGCGCCGTCGTCGATCAGCGCCCACACGTACTCCGAGTACAGCGCGGCCAGGTCGTCGCCGACGTAGATCCGCCGCGGCCCGGTCTTGCTCCGCACTTCGTGGGGGTGGTCCTGGCGGCCGGCGACCTCGACCCAGGGGGTGCCGCCACCGCCGATGTGGAAGTCGTGATGCCGCAACGACAATGCCTCGCCCAGGCGCATACCGGTCTCGGCGAGGACCGCGAACAGCAGTCGGTTCCGCAGCCCGGTACCGCCGCCGGACCAGCTGGTGCCGTCGTGGGTGGCGCAGGCGTTGAGGATCGCGGTGACCTCCCGGGGCAGCAGCACCGGGGTGGCAGCCCGGTTGGGTTGCCGGACCCGGTAGATGGGGTGATCGGCGCTGTGGTGCGGGCCGACGCCGTCGAGGAACCCGACGTATCGGGACCGGCGCCGCCACTGCCCGTGCGAGGTGAACAGCTTCTCGTACGGGCCCAGCAGATGGTGCGCGTCGGCCTGGAACCGGTAGAAGCTGAGCACCGCGGTCGCCCGCAGCTGCACCGTCGCGGTCGACGAGCCGCCGACGACCTCCGGGCCGATCCGCCGGGTCCCCGGCAGATCCCCGGTCCGCAGGAACGTCAGAAACTGCCCGAACAAGGTGGTGGGGAACTCATCCCAGCGGTGCCCGCTGTGATCGAGCACCGTCCACCACAACGCCAGCCCGGCTGCGTACGCGCGGACGGTGTTCGGTGACGCCGCACTCGCCGTGAGGAACCGCAGGTATTCTCGGGCCGGCTTGATCGGCCGATCGAGGTCGTCGACCACGACGTACGTGCCGGGCCGGTCCGAGTATCGCACCCGCTGCACCTTCGCCACCGCCCCGCACCTCCTCGCCCTGGCTCGCCTGGGTCAGGCTCGCCGGGAACGCTGCTGGAACCGGCGGAAGTCGATCACATCGGCCGTACCGTCCCCGGCGCCGCGATCGCCGCCCCGCGAACCGGCGGTCGTGTCGACCGCCGGTGAAGCGGGAGCCGCGGGGGATGTGCTGGTCGACGGCGCGGGGCGTTGCCCGACCAGGAAGTCCCCGAGGATATCGCCCGGGAAGATCAGGTCGTAGGTCGACAGCAGCTGCGCGGACGGCACAGCGAAGCCGAGCTCGACCCACTTGCTCAGCAACCGGGGCCGTTCCACGGCGCGGTCATCCCAGCCCGGTTCAGTCCGGCCCCAGGTCCGCCCGGTATCAGGGTTCACGCGCTGGTAGAGCTGCTTCTGCAAGCTGCGGAACCGATCATCGTCGAGCACACCACCGGTGTGCAGGTGCCGCAGCAGCGCGCCGATCGAGATGCCCCACTTCTGCTTGACCGGCACCAGTGACATCAACGACGGCGTCGGTGAGACCTCTTTGCGGATCTGCGCGAGAGGTGCGAGCAACTCGGACGCGAACCGTGAGGCCTGCTCCTCCTTGTCCTCGGTGACGTCACCGCTCCAATGCAAGCTCAGGTGCCCCAACTCATGCGCGAGCGTCCACCGCGTCCGCTCCCACGACGTCGACTGCCGAACCACGATCAGCGGGCGGGCCTTGAACTCGCCGACCCGCGTCGAGTAGCCCAGGTGCTTTTCCGACGCGGCTCCACCGTCGCCGTCGCGCAGCGTGGCGGCGGCGAGCATCCGCCGCATCACGATCGGCACACCCGCGTGCTCGATGTTGTGGGTGAGGTAGTCGATCGGCTCGTCCCAGGCCACACCGAGCGCTTCACGCACCCGCGCCGCCGCTTCTTCGACAGGCGCCGACGGATCGACCATTGGGATCTTCACCGCGGGCAACTGCCACCGCGAGTGCAGCTCGTCGAGGAACTCCCCGACCATCGACGCGAAGTCCGCCAGGTACTCCTGCTCAGTCTTCGTCGTCGACTGCGGTGCACGGAACAGCAAGTCCGACGCATGAATTCGCATCGGCGGCTCAGTGGTGAAGAACCGGGGCGGGAACCGCAGGATCGTCGTCAACGCCTCCAGCTCCGCCGCGTTGATCTCGCTGGTGATCGACTTCTCCAGACGGGTCAACCGAGCTGCTGACGGCCACCCCAGTTCAGCTGCCAGTGCCTTCGCGGTCATCTTCCGCATGATCCGGGCTTGACGCACCCGGCGTCCGTAAACGTTCACCGTCGCCTTCATTGCTCATCCGATTCGACGCTGCAGGTCCCCGCTGCATACCAGTTTCCCCCTGCTGCGACCGCTACGCAGGCGTGGGCGCGGGATCGGGCCCGTCGTCGTCGCCCGTGCCCTGGATGCGCTTCTCGTAACCCCCGAAGTCCTCCGACGGAGCGCCGCCGACCGGCTTCGGCTTCTCCAGTCCGTAGAACGGCGACTCCGTCGCCGGCGGAAACTCCACCAACGCCAAGATCTCCGCACTGGCAGGACTTTTCAGGCCGCGCACCACAGCCAGGTTGAGCGACTCCAACGTGGTGTGGTCCTTCGTCGACCACAAGGCGAAAATCCCGTCGTGAACAGGCTCCGCCTCGTCGTCGATGCCGGAGGATGACTCGACCCGACCCCAGTTCGTGAACAGATTCATCTGCTTCGGCTGCAAGCTGCCGCTCGCGAGCGCCTTCTCCACCTCGGGCGGAAGTACCACGTCCCGGTCGACCGCCGCCTGCACGTGCCTGAGCAGGAACTTCCGCAGCCGAAACTCGGTGCCCAGGCTCATGAATACCGCGCCGCCACCCTGCCCCCGGTTGCACTGCAGGTTGATCCCCGCCTTGCCGTTGCGCTCCTTCTTCCAGGTGTCGCGCATCGTGTGCCGTACGTCCGCGCAGAACGTCTCGCCGGGCACCTCCGCCGGATCCGCGTGCCGCGCCGCCCACATCTTCCCGACCTCGGTGATCGCCGCCGGCAGATCGAGGCGCACCGTCGCCAACTCGGGGCGATGCTGCTCGACGAACTTCTCGAGCGTCTTCTGAAGCTCCGCATGGAGTGCCATAGCGAAATAATTGCACGGAAACCCTCCACTCGCAAGAGGCTCGCTCACTGCCGTTGTTCACGGTAGATCCGACCACTGACATGCATCTAATGTTACATGTCTAGGACGATAAAAACTAGCTCTGAACTGCATGAATCGTCGTGTCGCTCATCATAATTACGGATAAACGGGGCAGGTGGTCTTCGCGGTGCATCGCTGGCCGTCGGGGCGCCGCGGGCTGCGCAGTATCGGCGTCGTCGACCGCGGCGACGACGGTTACGTGCGGGTGGTCCCGGCCTGGGAACGCGGCGGAGGATTCACCGCGGCGGCGGAACGCGTGCACGGGTTGCTCGCGGAGCGGGGTGCCCCGTGACCGCCGCGATCGTGCTGCTCGCCGCGGCGGCGCTGGTGTGGCCGGGAGGTTCCGCCGCGGCCCGCCTCCGGGCGGAGCGCCCGCCCGCCGCGACGCGGGTAGCGGTGCGCTGGGGGTGGCTGGCCGTCGCGGTGCCCCTGGGCGCGTTGCTCATCGGGCCCGGCCAGGCGTTGGCCGCCGCGCTCGCCGCGGGCACCGTCCGTGATCTGCGGTCGCGCAACCGCGCAGCACGGGAACGGACGTCCCGGCTGTCGGCGATCCTCGCGGGCGTGGACGCCATGGTCGCCGAGATGTCCGTCGGCGCACACCCGGCGGCCGCCTGCACCACCGCCGGTCGCGACGCCGGGGACCCGCACGTCCGGGCCGTCTTCACGGAGATGGCGGGACGGGCGGAACTCGGCGGCGACGTGGCGGCCGGGCTCCGTACGCACGTGGGGGAGAGTGCCGCGTGGTCGCGGATCGCGGCCGCCTGGGACACGGGGACCCGGCACGGCATCGGCATGGGCGAACTGCTGGCCTCCGTCCGTGAGGACCTGCGGGCGCGCGGGCGGTACGAGCGGCGGGCGCATTCGGCGCTGGCGGGAGCGCGGGCCACCGCGCAGGTGCTGGCCGCGCTTCCCGTGCTCGGCGTCGCGATGGGCCAACTCATCGGGGCGGACCCGCTCGGCACGCTCCTCGGGACCGGCGCCGGCGGCGCGCTGCTGGTCGTCGGAACATGCTTGACCTGCGCAGGGCTGCTGTGGTCGCGGGCCATTGCGGACCGGGCCGGGGGGACCGGTCCGGGGGCACCGGCGTGAGCGGCCACGGTCCGCTGGCCGCAGCGCTCGCGCTGCTCGCGGCGGCACTGCTCGTACTCCCGGTGGCGGCGCGTGCGGCGGTGTCCGCCACCGTCTCCGGGGAGGTCGCGCGGCTGCGCGGCGTTTGGCTACCGCGGCGGGCCGCGGCGTCCGACCCGTTCGAGGCCGCCGCGGCCTACGACCTGTTCGCCGTCTGCCTGCGTGCGGGCATGCCCACCGCGGATGCGGCGCGCGCCGTCGCCGTGGGAGCGCCGCCCGCGCTGGCCGAGATCCTCACCCGCGCAGCGGAGATGCTCGCCCTCGGGTCGGACGCGGAGACCGCGTGGCGAACGGAATCGGTCGATCCGCAGGTCGTCGGGCTCACGCGCATGCTTCGACGATCCGCCCGCGCCGGCTCGTCACCGGCCGCAGGGCTGGCGGACCTGGCGCGCACCGAGCGCGCCCAGGCGGAGGATCGCGCCGTGGCTGCGGGCGAACGCGCCGGCGTCGCGGTCGCGGGGCCGCTGGGGCTGTGCTTCCTGCCGGCGTTCGTGTGCTTGGGCATCGTGCCGGTCGTGATGGGACTCGCGGGCAAGGTGCTCGGGGAGGGGCTGCTCTAGTGGCCCGACGGAAGGGGGATGGAATGTGGATTCGACTGCGATGCAGGATGACCGAGCTGTTGCTGGAGGACGACGGCATGAGCACCGTCGAGTACGCGATCGGCACGATCGCCGCCGCGGCCTTCGGTGCCGTTCTCTACGGGGTGGTCACCGGCGACAACATCATCAGCGGCCTGACCGACATCATCGGCAAGGCACTGAGCACCTCCACCGGCTGAAGGGGGAGGCGGGCGCGGTCACCGTCGAGGCCGCGTTCGCCGTCGCCAGCCTGATCACGGTGCTCGTGCTCAGCGTGGGCGCGGTCGTCGGCGTCACCGCTCACGTGCGGTGCGTGGACGCCGCTCGCGAGGCCGCCCGCCTCGCGGCCCGGGGTGACGACGCGCGCGCGGCCCGCGCGGTCGCGCAGGTCGGCCCGCCGGGTGCCACGTCGGCGGTGAGCCGCGACGAGGACACCGTGACGGTGCAGGTCCGCGCCCCGGTGGCGCTGCTGCCGGGGCTCACCGTCTCCGCGACGGCGGTCGCCGCGGCGGAACCGGGTGCCTCGTCGTGACCGGGACGTCCCGTGCGGGGCGGCCGAGCGCGCCGCGCCGCGGGCGTCCGCGGGGCGGGCGGGAGGACGGTGTGGCGACCGTCCTCGCCGCGGTGATGGTCGCTGCGATCGTGGTGGTGGCGGTCATGGTGGTCGACGTCGGCGCCGCCGTCTCCGCCCGCCACCGCGCACAGGCGGCGGCCGATCTCGCGGCCCTCGCCGGTGCCGCGAGCGCGATCGACGCCGAGGAGGCGTGCGCGGCGGCGGAGCGACTGGCGCGGGCCAACGCCGGATCGCTTCGCGCGTGCGGCGTCGACGGCTTCGACGTGACGGTGCGCGTGGGTGTCCCGGTCTCCCTCTCCGTCTTCGGATCCGACGAGGCCGTCGCCGTCGCCCGCGCGGGTCCCGCGTGAACGACCTCAGCCGGCCAGGAACCCCCAGTCGCCGGCCAGGTCCGCCCACGGCCCGCTTGCGGCGATCCGCCCGTCGACCAGCACCACCACCCGATCGGCCCGGGCCAACGCGGCGCGTTTGGACGTCGCGCCGATCACGGTGGCGCGACGCTCGCGCAGCGCCGTCCACAGTTCGATCTCGGTGGTGGCGTCCAACGCGCTGGAGACGTCGTCGGCGAGGAGGAGCTCGGCGTCGGTCGCGAGGGCCCGCGCGAGCGCGAGCCGCTGCACCTGGCCGCCGGACAGTCGCACGCCCCGGTGGCCCACGAGCGCGTCGCGCCCGCCGGCCGCGGCCACATCCGCACCGAGACGGGCGTCGGCGACGGGTCCGTCGAAGGCACGCGGGTGCCCGAGTCGGACGTTGTCGGAGAACGTCCCGGACAGCACCCGCGGCACCTGGGCGATGTGCGCGACCTGCCCCGGGCGCAGGAAGACTTCGGCGTCGGTGACCGGCCGGCCGTTCCACAGGATGTCGCCGCGGTGCGCGACCAGGCCTGCGAGGGCCGCCAGCAGGCTCGACTTGCCGGAGCCGACCTGGCCCACCAGCAGCACCAGCTCCCCGGCCGCCACGCGCAGGTCGACGTGGTCGACGCCGATCGTGCCGTCGTCGTGGACGGCGGTGACGTCGCGCAGGACCAGCTCGGCCAGCGGAGTCCGGGGCGCCTCGGGCGGTGCGGGCGCGGCACCGGTGACCAGGTCGACGCCCGGTGGGACGTCCATGAGGTCGACGCCGCCCGCGAAGCGGCTCGTCTCCGCCTGCCACGCCCGCGTGCCCGGAGCCTCGGTGACCACGCTGCCGGCGACCCGGCCGAACCAGCCGAAGCCGCTCACCGCGTTCGCGACGAGCAGAGCCGTCGACAGCGCCCAGACCCCGCTCGAGTACGCCGCCCAGGCGGCGACCACGCCGGCGCTGACCATCACCACGGGAACGCCCTCCAGGACGGCCTGGACCCGGTGCTCCTTCACGGCCGCGTCGACGCGACCGGAGTCGACGCGGCGCAGGTGCGCGAGAACGGACGGAGTCGCCGCTGCGAGTTTGACCGTTCGCGCCGATTCCAGCGCGGACACCAGCGCACGACCGAACCGGGCGCGCGCACTGGACGCGGCCGCGGCGGACCGCCCGGCGATCGGCCGCCCGGCGCTCGACGCCAGCGCAGACGCGACGAGCACGACGATCAGCACCGCGCCCGCGAGCCACGTACCGCCGAGCACCGCCGTCGCGGCGGCGATCACGATCCCGTTGCCGAAATCCACCCAGCGGTCGGCGTATCGGGCGAAGCGGTCGGCGTCCATCGTCCGGGCGACGACCTCGCCCGCCGGAGTGTTGGACAGCCGGCGCGGCTGCGTCTGGCCACGCAGAACGGTCACCCGGACACGGAGCATGACCTCGATCCACCACCGCGGATAGCGGCGGAAGGCCTCGGCGATCGCCAACGGCGCGACCATCAGCGAGATCACCACACCGAACACCAGCATCCCCGGGCGCTCGCCCGCGCCGACGGCCTCGACGGTCTCGCCCCAGAGCAGTCCGGTCACGGCGCCCTGAGCGCCCGTCAGAGCGGCGAGCAGGAAGAGGACCGCCCCGAGCACGCCCCAGGCGGGCCGCACCAGCAGCGCATGGACGATGCCGCGGGTCAGCGACGGCCCGGTGCCGATCTCTCTGAGTACCGGGGGCGGCCCCGCCCGCCGTCTTCCGCCGACGCCCGTCGCCAGCGGCGCCGCCGGGATCGCCGGTGCCGCGGGCGACGCGGGACCGGGCGCCGGTGCCGAGCCCGGCGATGCGGGCACGGTCTCGGCCCGGCCGGCGGCCAGGAGAGTGGCGAACGGACCCGGAGTCGCGGCCAACGCCGTGCGCGGCCCCTGCTGCACGATCCGCCCGCCGTCGAGCACGGCCACCAGCGGTGCGCGTTCGATGGTCGTCAGCCGGTGGGCGATCAGCACTCCCGTGCGCCCGGCCAGAAGGCGGTCCGATGCGGCGATCACCAGCCTTTCGGTGAGCGGATCCATCCGCGCGGTGGCCTCGTCGAGGATCACCACGTCCACCTCGCGGACCATGAGGCGGCAGAACGCGACGAGCTGCTCCTCACCGGCCGACAGGGTGGTCCCGCCCGGTCCGAGCCGGCTGTGCAGGCCGGCGGGCAGGCCGTCGACCCAGGTGCGCAGTCCCAGCCGATCGATCGCGGCGGCGATCCGCTCCTCGGTGATCGAGGGGTCGAACAGTGCGATGTTGTCCGCCAGCGACCCGATCAGGATCTCGGTCCGTTGGGTCACCACACCGACCCGGGAGCGCAGGCGCTGGAGGTCCATGCAGGTGATGTCCCGTCCGCCGAGGAAGACGGTGCCGGCCGGCGGGTCGACCGCCCGCGAGAGCAGCGACGCGAGGGTCGACTTGCCCGATCCGGTGCGTCCGACGAGGGCGACCGTGGATCCGGCCGGGATCGTGAGATCGATGCCGGCCAGTGCGAACGTGCCTTCCGCGTAGGCGAAATCGAGGCCGCGTATGTCGATCTCGATTCCGGTCACCTCCCCGCCGGACGAGGGAACGTCGTCGCCGCCCTCGGGCTCCGGTGGCGCGGCCAACATGTGGCGGATCCGGAGGATCGCGCCCATCCCGGCCTGCAGGTCCGGGAGCTGCTCCGCCAATTGGGCGACCTGGCCCACGAACAGGGAGGTCACCAGGAAGAGTGTCACCAGGCGGGCGACCGACATGGAGCCGTCGATCGTGAGGGCGACGCCGGCGACCGTGATCGCAGCGAGCAGCGCGTGCAGCAGCACGCCCGCCCGGCGCGCCATCCGCGACTCCACGCTGATGACGGCGTGGAACCGGGTGTGGATCTCGGCCGAGAGGCGGGCGAGCCGCGCGATCACGTGCGCCTGTCCGAGGCTGGTGCGCAGGTCGTTGCGGCCCGCGATGCCCTCCTCGAGGGCCGCGGCCTGGTCGGTCCACGCGATCTCCTCGATCACCTTGCGGCGCGCGATCTCCCCGAGCAGCCGGCGGATCGCGAACCAGGTGACGGCCGCCAGCACCGGGAACAGCACGGCGGCCGGCCACCAGGCGACTGCGGCGACGATCCACATCGGCAGGCTCGACGAGACGGTGCGGAACAGGCTCCACAGCTGCCAGCGGGCCAGGTTCCCGATCTCGTGGGTGTCGTCGTCGACCCGGTCCAGGATCTCGCCGACGGCCTGCTCTGTGAGCGCCCCGAGCGGCTGGTGCATCGCCGCCTGCAGCACGTCGTCCCGGAGCCGGCCCTCGGCGCGGTCGACCACCGTGACCCACACGAGCTTCCCCGCGGACTCGACCACCGCGGCACCGACCAGGCAGAGCGCGAGGGCGCCGATCAGTCCGCCGACGGGGTTCTCGGCCAGCCGTCCGGCGATGACGGTCCCCAGGGTGGTGCCGATCGAGGCCACGCAGACGGCGGCGATCGCGCCGAGGGCCGCGGGGCTGCGGAGCCGTCGCCACGTCACCCGGCGGTCGGGATGGATCGGCGGGGCGGCCGGCAGCGGGACCGGCACGGCGGAAAGGGTCGAACTGGACATCGTGCTTTCACGGTAGAGCGCGCCCGGAGCGGTGTCGCGTGGTTTTCCGGCCGGCCGGACCCGACGCGGCCGGCGGCGGTCGAGGTGCGCGCGGGCTCCCTGAATCCCGTTCGCTCAGTCGCGGATCAGGGCGTCGGCGTAGGCATGGGCGGAGATCCCGTACCGGGGCAGGTGCTCCGCCAGGGCGTGCATCGTGGCGGCGAGGGCCTCGCGCTCGCGCCCGAGGTCCGCGAGCATGAGCGCGCGGAAGACGACGATCGCGTCGTCGAGGCCGTCACCGTGACCGGTGCCGAGCGTCTCGAGCAGCCGCAGTCCCTCTCGCGGCTCGCCGAGATTGCGCAGGGAACTCGCGAGCTGGATCGTCGCCTGGCGCGCGCGGTGGTCGTCGAGGCCGGAATCCAGTGCCGCGCGATAACCCCGCACGGCGAGATCCGGCTGGTCGAGCGCGTCGTGCGCGCCCGCGATCTCGAACAGGCGGACGCCCTCGGGGACGCCGGGGCGCGCGACGGTCCGTTCCATCCGGGCGAGGAACGCCGCGGGTTCCTCGGTCCCCAGGCGTCGCCAGGTCGCCTCGATCTCGTCCTCCCACGCCGTTCGGCCGCCCGTCATGCGATCAACCGTAGTTCCCGGTACCGGCGGACTGCTGCATCCGGGCCGGTACCGGCGCACACTGAACTCATGGCGTACGACGAGGGACTGGCGGACAGGATCCGCGACGCGATCGACGGCCGGCCCGGCGTGGTGGAGAAGCGCATGTTCGGCGGGCTCGCGTTCCTGGTCGACGGGCACATGGCGATCGCCGCGAACAGCAAGGGCGAGGCCATGGTGCACCTGGACCCGGAGACCACCGATGACCTG from Tsukamurella paurometabola includes the following:
- a CDS encoding tyrosine-type recombinase/integrase, which codes for MAKVQRVRYSDRPGTYVVVDDLDRPIKPAREYLRFLTASAASPNTVRAYAAGLALWWTVLDHSGHRWDEFPTTLFGQFLTFLRTGDLPGTRRIGPEVVGGSSTATVQLRATAVLSFYRFQADAHHLLGPYEKLFTSHGQWRRRSRYVGFLDGVGPHHSADHPIYRVRQPNRAATPVLLPREVTAILNACATHDGTSWSGGGTGLRNRLLFAVLAETGMRLGEALSLRHHDFHIGGGGTPWVEVAGRQDHPHEVRSKTGPRRIYVGDDLAALYSEYVWALIDDGADLEVPNFTTHFVFVNLTHGTRFAPMRPETVYSAVRSITRRCNSHAAEPAHTEPRSAAQVLQPGWTPHWLRHTHATALLRSGVAPHVVMRRLGHADVQTTLSTYGWVTEDAEMRSIAQWRSYVAGWKGLHHD
- a CDS encoding TadE family type IV pilus minor pilin — encoded protein: MLVLSVGAVVGVTAHVRCVDAAREAARLAARGDDARAARAVAQVGPPGATSAVSRDEDTVTVQVRAPVALLPGLTVSATAVAAAEPGASS
- a CDS encoding Rv3654c family TadE-like protein, with protein sequence MTGTSRAGRPSAPRRGRPRGGREDGVATVLAAVMVAAIVVVAVMVVDVGAAVSARHRAQAAADLAALAGAASAIDAEEACAAAERLARANAGSLRACGVDGFDVTVRVGVPVSLSVFGSDEAVAVARAGPA
- a CDS encoding DUF4244 domain-containing protein, which gives rise to MWIRLRCRMTELLLEDDGMSTVEYAIGTIAAAAFGAVLYGVVTGDNIISGLTDIIGKALSTSTG
- a CDS encoding type II secretion system F family protein is translated as MTAAIVLLAAAALVWPGGSAAARLRAERPPAATRVAVRWGWLAVAVPLGALLIGPGQALAAALAAGTVRDLRSRNRAARERTSRLSAILAGVDAMVAEMSVGAHPAAACTTAGRDAGDPHVRAVFTEMAGRAELGGDVAAGLRTHVGESAAWSRIAAAWDTGTRHGIGMGELLASVREDLRARGRYERRAHSALAGARATAQVLAALPVLGVAMGQLIGADPLGTLLGTGAGGALLVVGTCLTCAGLLWSRAIADRAGGTGPGAPA
- a CDS encoding tyrosine-type recombinase/integrase; the encoded protein is MTEPGRAPRLSPAAATAFTWQAQAALVPAAWREPIYQIDAPEHREVFRQNSRYLGRRLDFTPADCPPRFGREVAWFVWLCATDQIGKIEPAYLRWCCEAISLACQSYTHEHGHAPESITDMSSSVLLRHALLAYQARNKRLPPVNTRRGITHLIEQLHLYLSVRCTDRCWWEHDIWDLRVDPRIPQREHEPAHDMAARLGGIEPVWLREGVRFWLRVSITAELLRWSSAVERSRMAARHLGRFLTDTGHLTDPVLADDPAQLRMVFTDFAAWLRSPGASARPDRRLTGTAIEATVSQTQVFYTFMVDHADEAAAATGIARWGAVGPAHTRLWGPAFRRRAAPRNRELTWYSTGELQQMLCYLDVLAADRGRHVTITHPDGTVSLIAGLGDPQAARIWLLQALTGRRASEILMLDLDPIEPIPGFERPAAGAAPGAGTSSGHPDRTGNRSSDGVTHGVTDRGSDRVIDGVNGGATDGAAGGDDAVFVAKLRYQQTKVDGVIPTILIEQAVVNVIAEQRAWLAAEHPDWSPRYLFVPLRDHHQGRRHRPYNSYRTALSKLDRIHGLTDSTGRPLRFTQTHRLRHTRATELLNDGVPLHVVQRYLGHKSPEMTLRYAATLAATSEAEFLKHKKIGASGIDIALSPSDIYDMTQLSKRTDRILPNGVCLLPPVKTCDKGNACLTCGHFATDLSHLDELRSQHAATTALLQVRREQFHARTGRTLTDDNIWVHQRLRELHSLEQIIARLTAAEDDASAGTSSADTATVTGAGAADRLPILQIQTRGSHESALRAAPGIDTDRRGINDAREDGGEMVGRAGES
- a CDS encoding type II secretion system F family protein, whose product is MSGHGPLAAALALLAAALLVLPVAARAAVSATVSGEVARLRGVWLPRRAAASDPFEAAAAYDLFAVCLRAGMPTADAARAVAVGAPPALAEILTRAAEMLALGSDAETAWRTESVDPQVVGLTRMLRRSARAGSSPAAGLADLARTERAQAEDRAVAAGERAGVAVAGPLGLCFLPAFVCLGIVPVVMGLAGKVLGEGLL
- a CDS encoding helix-turn-helix domain-containing protein — encoded protein: MKATVNVYGRRVRQARIMRKMTAKALAAELGWPSAARLTRLEKSITSEINAAELEALTTILRFPPRFFTTEPPMRIHASDLLFRAPQSTTKTEQEYLADFASMVGEFLDELHSRWQLPAVKIPMVDPSAPVEEAAARVREALGVAWDEPIDYLTHNIEHAGVPIVMRRMLAAATLRDGDGGAASEKHLGYSTRVGEFKARPLIVVRQSTSWERTRWTLAHELGHLSLHWSGDVTEDKEEQASRFASELLAPLAQIRKEVSPTPSLMSLVPVKQKWGISIGALLRHLHTGGVLDDDRFRSLQKQLYQRVNPDTGRTWGRTEPGWDDRAVERPRLLSKWVELGFAVPSAQLLSTYDLIFPGDILGDFLVGQRPAPSTSTSPAAPASPAVDTTAGSRGGDRGAGDGTADVIDFRRFQQRSRRA